A single Sutterella megalosphaeroides DNA region contains:
- a CDS encoding D-alanine--D-alanine ligase, which yields MSNETNQLGRVVLLMGGVSSEREVSLMSGAGVEKALKSRGVDVTVFDPKTSSLAELEAGHFDRAFIALHGKLGEDGTIQGVLNYLGIPYTGPGVAASATAIDKERTKTIWRAAGIPVPRGVLLHPDADEAALERAMAELGATGLVVKPAKDGSSIGVTKIHKEDLTVEALRAALAAAGDEDVLVEEYILGREFTVAVLDGKALPVIEIVAPEGSYDFQNKYYTDVVRYECPANLPEERAAELMRTVEAAFAALGCRGWSRVDVMQRPDGSFALLEINTSPGMTPHSLVPMAARAVGMDYTELCLTVLGLARTDA from the coding sequence ATGTCGAACGAAACGAATCAGCTCGGGCGCGTCGTCCTCCTGATGGGGGGCGTTTCCTCCGAGCGCGAAGTCTCCCTCATGTCGGGCGCGGGCGTTGAAAAGGCGCTCAAGTCCCGCGGCGTCGACGTCACGGTGTTCGATCCGAAGACGAGCAGCCTCGCCGAACTGGAGGCCGGGCACTTCGATCGCGCGTTCATCGCGCTTCACGGCAAGCTCGGGGAAGACGGCACGATCCAGGGCGTCCTCAACTACCTCGGCATCCCCTATACGGGCCCGGGCGTCGCGGCCTCGGCGACCGCAATCGACAAGGAACGCACGAAGACCATCTGGCGCGCGGCGGGGATCCCCGTGCCGCGCGGCGTGCTCCTGCACCCCGACGCCGACGAGGCGGCGCTTGAACGCGCGATGGCCGAACTCGGTGCGACGGGTCTCGTCGTGAAGCCCGCGAAGGACGGCTCCTCGATCGGCGTGACGAAGATTCACAAGGAAGACCTCACGGTCGAGGCGCTCCGCGCGGCGCTTGCCGCCGCGGGCGACGAAGACGTGCTCGTCGAAGAGTACATTCTCGGTCGCGAATTCACGGTGGCGGTGCTCGACGGCAAGGCCCTTCCCGTCATCGAAATCGTCGCTCCCGAAGGGAGTTACGACTTCCAGAACAAGTACTACACGGACGTGGTGCGCTACGAGTGTCCGGCCAACCTCCCCGAAGAGCGCGCCGCCGAACTCATGCGCACGGTCGAAGCGGCCTTTGCCGCGCTCGGCTGCCGCGGCTGGTCGCGCGTCGACGTGATGCAGCGCCCCGACGGGTCGTTTGCGCTCCTTGAAATCAACACGTCCCCCGGCATGACGCCGCACTCGCTCGTGCCGATGGCCGCCCGTGCCGTCGGGATGGACTACACCGAGCTTTGCCTTACGGTGCTCGGGCTTGCCCGCACCGACGCATAA
- a CDS encoding cell division protein FtsQ/DivIB, whose protein sequence is MIEPQPAHSHNPPAERTVPQDETNAAESKALSQIPVDDGIEEQPGDESTETTNERRAARWRWVGRFALGAIVLGLGAVAVLSYEWAGNAVRELDAFRLTELELAGDAQKVPVDRMRSAIEPVLSGNFFTADLEAVRRAAETVPWVKRATVRRVWPSGLRIDVEVYRAMALYEDGRLVSTEGVLFSANPEEQADGATLPYFYGSAAQIERIARNYQRFREIVGTIPAQISDIQYSDRESWSIVMQNDWMPPTRVELGRDDPRRPVEERLQDVVDSYPQVVKLMKGPPSSIDARYPGAFAAGIPDAAAVRKHFKEVAERRAAALEPPVAEVPPEDAADDSGDSGTEENLERAPLGQEASPSNPAPATLSAG, encoded by the coding sequence GTGATCGAACCGCAACCCGCCCATTCGCACAACCCGCCCGCAGAGAGAACCGTGCCGCAGGACGAGACGAACGCCGCAGAATCGAAGGCCCTTTCTCAGATCCCCGTCGACGACGGGATCGAAGAGCAACCCGGCGACGAAAGTACGGAGACGACGAACGAGCGTCGCGCCGCCCGATGGCGTTGGGTGGGGCGCTTCGCGCTCGGCGCGATCGTGCTCGGTCTCGGGGCCGTGGCCGTACTCTCCTACGAGTGGGCGGGCAATGCCGTTCGGGAGCTCGACGCATTCCGACTGACGGAGCTCGAGCTCGCGGGCGACGCGCAAAAGGTGCCCGTCGATCGGATGCGCTCGGCGATCGAACCCGTGCTGAGCGGGAACTTCTTCACGGCGGACTTGGAAGCGGTGCGCCGTGCGGCCGAAACCGTTCCCTGGGTGAAGCGCGCGACCGTGCGTCGCGTCTGGCCTTCGGGCCTTCGCATCGACGTCGAGGTGTACCGCGCGATGGCGCTCTACGAAGACGGACGGCTCGTGAGTACCGAGGGCGTCCTCTTTTCGGCGAACCCCGAGGAGCAGGCGGACGGTGCGACGCTGCCCTACTTTTACGGGTCGGCCGCTCAGATCGAACGAATCGCGCGGAACTATCAGCGCTTTCGCGAGATTGTCGGGACGATTCCCGCGCAGATTTCGGACATCCAGTATTCGGACCGCGAAAGCTGGTCGATCGTCATGCAAAACGACTGGATGCCGCCGACGCGCGTCGAGCTCGGTCGCGACGATCCGCGCCGCCCCGTCGAAGAGCGCCTGCAGGACGTCGTCGACTCGTACCCGCAGGTGGTGAAACTCATGAAGGGGCCTCCTTCGTCGATCGACGCCCGGTACCCGGGGGCGTTCGCCGCGGGGATCCCCGATGCGGCGGCCGTGCGCAAGCACTTCAAGGAAGTGGCCGAGCGCCGTGCGGCCGCGCTCGAGCCGCCCGTCGCGGAGGTGCCGCCCGAGGATGCGGCGGACGATTCGGGCGATTCGGGCACCGAGGAAAATCTCGAGCGCGCGCCTCTCGGCCAAGAAGCTTCGCCCTCAAATCCCGCGCCCGCAACGCTTTCGGCCGGTTAA
- the ftsA gene encoding cell division protein FtsA, producing the protein MTTNSNDVIVSLDVGSSKVLCVVARPGDDKGFHRVLGIGNVRSQGIRQGTVIDVEEAVHSIRKAVSEAQYTSGVKIDRVWGSIGGQTQVSYNCTGAAVPRSREVRQEDVTLAEVNARQNAIQQGQGRDLVKLIPQGYRVGDVIAPRSPVGLTGSKLEALVHAVYGSASNAENLKRCMQRSGLELVDYEPHAWAAAQATLTETEKTCGAAVIDIGAETTSMAVFREEVVAFSNVRPWGAEYFTRDIAMVLGVELDEAEALKVSAGTCDPDRVLPGEIVQAGKRPRPYLRELVAKTLQARVKEFFELYRRTLIEAKVFDSIELVVLTGGGASLKGIDVAAGRLLGKRVRIGCPQFIEGDTPVLLQPDATVAMGLIRCAEMGDLSDTASYGKKPLPNFFGRLRNVFVGDY; encoded by the coding sequence ATGACGACCAATTCGAACGACGTGATCGTGAGTCTCGACGTGGGCTCGAGCAAGGTGCTCTGCGTTGTCGCCCGTCCGGGCGACGACAAGGGATTTCACCGCGTGCTCGGGATCGGCAACGTGCGCTCGCAGGGCATTCGCCAGGGAACGGTGATCGATGTCGAAGAGGCCGTTCATTCGATTCGCAAGGCGGTTTCCGAAGCGCAGTACACCTCGGGCGTGAAGATCGACCGAGTTTGGGGCTCGATCGGCGGCCAAACGCAGGTGAGCTACAACTGTACGGGCGCGGCCGTGCCGCGCAGCCGCGAAGTGCGCCAGGAAGACGTGACGCTTGCGGAGGTGAATGCCCGGCAGAACGCGATCCAGCAGGGTCAGGGGCGCGACCTCGTGAAGCTCATTCCGCAGGGCTACCGCGTGGGCGACGTCATCGCGCCCCGGAGCCCCGTGGGGTTGACGGGATCGAAACTCGAAGCGCTCGTCCATGCGGTCTACGGGTCCGCGTCGAACGCGGAAAACCTCAAGCGCTGCATGCAGCGCTCGGGTCTCGAACTCGTCGACTACGAGCCCCACGCCTGGGCAGCCGCACAGGCAACGCTTACCGAAACGGAAAAAACGTGCGGCGCCGCCGTGATCGACATCGGCGCGGAAACCACCTCGATGGCGGTCTTTCGCGAAGAGGTCGTCGCGTTTTCGAACGTGCGCCCGTGGGGCGCGGAATATTTCACGCGCGACATCGCCATGGTGCTCGGTGTCGAACTCGACGAGGCCGAGGCGCTCAAGGTGTCGGCCGGGACCTGCGACCCCGATCGCGTGCTCCCGGGCGAAATCGTTCAGGCCGGGAAGCGCCCCCGTCCTTATCTGCGCGAACTCGTCGCGAAGACCCTCCAGGCGCGCGTCAAGGAGTTTTTCGAACTCTATCGGCGCACGCTCATCGAGGCGAAAGTCTTCGATTCGATCGAACTCGTCGTATTGACGGGGGGCGGCGCGAGCCTCAAGGGGATCGACGTCGCCGCGGGCCGCCTGCTCGGGAAACGCGTTCGCATCGGCTGTCCGCAATTCATCGAGGGCGACACGCCCGTTCTTTTGCAACCCGATGCGACCGTGGCGATGGGACTCATCCGCTGCGCCGAAATGGGCGACTTGAGCGACACCGCTTCCTACGGGAAAAAACCTTTGCCGAACTTTTTCGGTCGACTGAGAAACGTCTTCGTGGGAGACTATTGA